The Streptomyces taklimakanensis nucleotide sequence CTCGTCGTGCCCGGCGAAGACCAGCCCCCGGTAGCGGGAGGGGTCGACACGGCCCGCGTGCAGGTCACGGGTGTCGGCGTAGGCCAGGTCGTAGCCGTAGCGCTCGGCCCACCGGATGAAGTCGTAGGCGTGGCCCACGTGCAGGGGCAGCCCGGCGCCCGCGTAGGGGCGTTCGAAGGAGACGGTGACGGCCGCCTCCTCCTCGCCCAGCAGCCGGCCCCGCTCGTCCCAGGCGTGGTAGAGGCTGGCGCCGGTGCGGCCGTCCTCGGGAAAGAGGTTGTACGCCTGCCAGGTGACGTCCGGCAGGACCATCAGCAGGTCGCCGGGGCGTTCGTCGCGGACGGTGAAGGGGATGTGGGAGCGGTGGCCGTCGGCGGTGGTCAGTACGGCCACATGGGCGCCGGTGCTCCAGTAGTCCGGGATCTGGAGACGCCAGGAGAGCCACCAGTGGTGGCAGGAGACGGTGCGGTCGGCGGTGAGCGGCGCGGGCTGGACGATGCCGGAGAGCCGGGGACTGGTGGTGATCTTGGTCGCGCCCTCGCCGCCGTAGTGACCGATGCGGTAGACGTCCACGCCGAAGGGCTGGGGCGGGTTGACGGTGATCCGGAAGTCGATGGACCGGCCCGGACTGACGGCGCCCTCGGAGGTGAAGCCCTTGATCTGGCAGCTCACGTCGTCGACCCCACGGGGGCCGCCGCCGGTGCGGGACGGACTCCGGTCGCCGTCGAGGGTGCCGTGGTCGAGGTACCAGGGCACGACGTGTCCGGTGTCGTCGAAGTAGTGCTCGTCGCACCGCAGCCAGGGCAGGGGGCCCTGACCGAACGGATCGGTGACCGCGTGTGCGAGGGCTCCCGACTCCCAGCGCCGGCTCTGCTCCGTGCCCACTGCGTCTTCCCTCCCTGTTCGCGCTCCCCCCGGTCGTGACAGGCACCAGCACATCACATAACGCGAACGTCCGGTCACCCCTTGTCGCGAAACGCCCGGGTTCGGGAACGTGTTCGCCCGGGACCGGGGTGGTCAGACCAGCCGTATGGGCTTGTCGGACCGCACGCCCACGGCCGCCAACCAGTCGCGCAGGGGCCGGGCGTCGGCCTCCTCGGCGAGGGCGAGGACCGGGCGGGCCAGGTCCGCCCGGCGCTCGCCGGCCACGAACAGGGAAGGACCGTCCAGCCAGTCCAGTCCGGGGGAGGCGCCCGCGGTGTCCACGGCCGCGCAGCACACGGCGGCCGTGATGTGCTCGGCCAGCAGTTCGCGACCGCCGCGCGGCGGTTGCAGCGGGAACCCGCCGCCGGGCGG carries:
- a CDS encoding N,N-dimethylformamidase beta subunit family domain-containing protein, which translates into the protein MGTEQSRRWESGALAHAVTDPFGQGPLPWLRCDEHYFDDTGHVVPWYLDHGTLDGDRSPSRTGGGPRGVDDVSCQIKGFTSEGAVSPGRSIDFRITVNPPQPFGVDVYRIGHYGGEGATKITTSPRLSGIVQPAPLTADRTVSCHHWWLSWRLQIPDYWSTGAHVAVLTTADGHRSHIPFTVRDERPGDLLMVLPDVTWQAYNLFPEDGRTGASLYHAWDERGRLLGEEEAAVTVSFERPYAGAGLPLHVGHAYDFIRWAERYGYDLAYADTRDLHAGRVDPSRYRGLVFAGHDEYWSVPMRRAVEKARDSGTSLVFLSANTMYWQVELGPSPSGAPDRLLHCRKRRGPGRSLRWRDQGEPEQQVLGVQYAGQVPRPYPLVVRNAHHWLWESTGAAEGDELPGMVAGEADRYFPRAPLPPHTERVLLAHSPYEDASGGHRHQETSLYRAPSGALVFASGTFAWSPALDRPGHTDPRIQRATANLLDRICKHS